In a single window of the Cupriavidus sp. P-10 genome:
- a CDS encoding transglycosylase domain-containing protein: MKSLWSAFVRLLVLAVIGGALLATVAILAVQRQLPSLDALTDFRRTADYVPLSRYPRDLIDAVVAIEDERFYVHDGIDYVGVIRAGVANLSDDLSQGASTITMQVARNFYLSRDKTYTRKLYEVLLSYRIEDALGKDEILELYMNKIYLGQGAYGFADAAQTYFGRPLAQLSLAESAMLAGLPKAPSANNPVANPRRARQRQVYILRRMLELGRISHPEYDGALLEPLRLK, from the coding sequence ATGAAAAGTCTCTGGTCCGCCTTTGTCAGGCTGCTGGTGCTCGCCGTGATCGGCGGCGCGCTGCTTGCCACCGTTGCCATCCTCGCCGTCCAGCGGCAACTGCCGTCGCTCGACGCGCTGACGGATTTCCGCCGCACCGCTGACTACGTCCCGCTGTCGCGCTATCCGCGCGACCTGATCGACGCCGTGGTGGCGATCGAGGACGAGCGCTTCTACGTGCATGACGGCATCGACTACGTCGGCGTGATCCGCGCCGGCGTCGCCAACCTGTCGGACGACCTGTCGCAGGGCGCGTCGACCATCACCATGCAGGTGGCGCGCAATTTCTACCTGTCGCGCGACAAGACCTATACGCGCAAGCTGTATGAGGTGCTGCTGTCGTACCGGATCGAAGACGCACTGGGCAAGGACGAGATCCTTGAGCTGTACATGAACAAGATCTACCTGGGCCAGGGCGCGTATGGCTTCGCCGATGCGGCGCAGACTTACTTCGGCAGGCCGCTGGCGCAGCTGTCGCTGGCCGAGAGCGCGATGCTCGCCGGCCTGCCCAAGGCCCCCTCGGCGAACAACCCCGTCGCCAATCCCCGCCGCGCCCGGCAGCGGCAAGTCTATATCCTGCGCCGCATGCTGGAGCTGGGCAGGATTTCGCATCCCGAGTATGACGGGGCGCTGCTGGAGCCTTTGCGGCTGAAGTGA
- a CDS encoding formate dehydrogenase subunit delta, translating to MNVENLITMANQIGCFFEAMPDREEAVSDIAGHIKRFWEPRMRRALLGHVDGESGVGLDAIVQEALARHRSVLE from the coding sequence ATGAACGTCGAGAACCTGATCACCATGGCCAACCAGATCGGCTGCTTCTTCGAGGCGATGCCTGATCGCGAGGAGGCGGTTTCCGATATCGCCGGGCATATCAAGCGCTTCTGGGAGCCGCGCATGCGCAGGGCTTTGCTGGGGCACGTCGACGGCGAATCCGGCGTCGGGCTGGATGCGATCGTGCAGGAGGCGCTGGCGCGGCACCGGAGCGTGCTGGAATAA
- the fdhF gene encoding formate dehydrogenase subunit alpha: protein MDCRDVIDFGTPASESTEMVTLEVDGVSVTVPAGTSVMRAAMEAEIAVPKLCATDSLKAFGSCRLCLVEIEGRRGYPASCTTPVEAGMKVKTQSDKLADLRRGVMELYISDHPLDCLTCPTNGNCELQDMAGVVGLREVRYNDGGPEAGTSAKPIATHTALKKDESNPYFTYDASKCIVCNRCVRACEETQGTFALTISGRGFESRVSPGTSQSFMDSDCVSCGACVQACPTATLTETSVIKLGQASHSTVTTCAYCGVGCSFKAEMKGNEVVRMVPYKDGKANEGHACVKGRFAWGYATHKDRILKPMIRAKITDPWREVSWEEAIGYAASEFKRIQGKHGKDSIGGIVSSRCTNEEGYLVQKLVRAAFGNNNVDTCARVCHSPTGYGLKQTLGESAGTQTFKSVEKADVIMVIGANPTDGHPVFASRMKKRLRAGAKLIVVDPRRIDLVDSPHIRADYHLQLRPGTNVALVTSLAHVIVTEGLLNEAFIAERCEDRAFGQWRDFVALPENSPEAMESVTGIPADQLRGAARLYATGGNAAIYYGLGVTEHAQGSTTVMGIANLAMATGNIGREGVGVNPLRGQNNVQGSCDIGSFPHELPGYRHVSDSTVRGLFESAWNVEISPEPGLRIPNMFEAALAGSFKGLYCQGEDIVQSDPNTQHVSEALSSMECIVVQDIFLNETAKYAHVFLPGSSFLEKDGTFTNAERRISRVRKVMPPKAGYADWETTILLANALGYPMDYTHPSQIMDEIARLTPTFSGVSYKRLDELGSIQWPCNADAPEGTPTMHIDAFVRGKGKFIITKYVPTTEKITRAFPLILTTGRILSQYNVGAQTRRTDNVYWHAEDRLEIHPHDAEERGIKDGDWVGVQSRAGDTVLRAIVSERMQPGVVYTTFHFPESGANVITTDNSDWATNCPEYKVTAVQVMPVAQPSAWQQQYQDFNTQQLQLLEAASADPTQTAAQAAN from the coding sequence ATGGACTGCCGCGATGTAATTGACTTCGGTACCCCCGCCAGCGAATCGACCGAGATGGTCACCCTTGAAGTCGACGGCGTCAGCGTCACCGTGCCGGCCGGCACGTCGGTGATGCGCGCCGCGATGGAAGCCGAGATCGCCGTGCCCAAGCTGTGCGCGACCGACAGCCTCAAGGCCTTCGGCTCGTGCCGCCTGTGCCTGGTCGAGATCGAAGGGCGCCGCGGCTATCCGGCCTCGTGCACCACGCCGGTGGAAGCCGGCATGAAGGTGAAGACGCAGAGCGACAAGCTTGCCGACCTGCGCCGCGGCGTGATGGAGCTGTATATCTCCGACCACCCGCTCGACTGCCTGACCTGCCCGACCAACGGCAACTGCGAGCTGCAGGACATGGCCGGCGTGGTCGGCCTGCGTGAAGTGCGCTACAACGACGGCGGACCGGAGGCTGGTACCAGCGCCAAGCCCATCGCCACGCACACCGCGCTGAAGAAGGACGAGTCCAATCCGTACTTCACCTATGACGCCTCGAAGTGCATCGTCTGCAACCGCTGCGTGCGCGCCTGCGAAGAAACGCAAGGCACCTTCGCGCTGACCATCAGCGGCCGCGGGTTTGAGTCGCGCGTGTCGCCCGGCACCAGCCAGTCCTTCATGGACTCTGACTGCGTGTCGTGCGGCGCCTGCGTGCAGGCCTGCCCGACCGCAACGCTGACTGAGACTTCGGTCATCAAGCTGGGCCAGGCTTCGCACAGCACCGTCACCACTTGCGCCTATTGTGGCGTGGGTTGCTCGTTCAAGGCCGAGATGAAGGGCAACGAGGTGGTGCGCATGGTGCCGTACAAGGACGGCAAGGCCAACGAGGGCCACGCCTGCGTCAAGGGCCGCTTTGCCTGGGGCTACGCCACGCACAAGGACCGCATCCTCAAGCCGATGATCCGCGCGAAGATCACCGACCCATGGCGCGAAGTGTCATGGGAAGAGGCGATCGGCTACGCCGCATCGGAGTTCAAGCGCATCCAGGGCAAGCACGGCAAGGATTCGATCGGCGGCATCGTGTCGTCGCGCTGCACCAACGAAGAAGGGTACCTGGTCCAGAAGCTGGTGCGCGCCGCCTTCGGCAACAACAACGTCGACACCTGCGCCCGCGTGTGCCACTCGCCCACGGGCTATGGCCTGAAGCAGACGCTGGGCGAATCGGCCGGCACGCAGACCTTCAAGTCGGTGGAGAAGGCCGACGTGATCATGGTGATCGGCGCCAACCCGACCGACGGCCACCCGGTGTTTGCCTCGCGCATGAAGAAGCGACTGCGCGCCGGCGCCAAGCTGATCGTGGTCGACCCGCGCCGTATCGACCTGGTCGATTCGCCGCACATCCGCGCCGACTACCACCTGCAACTGCGTCCGGGCACCAACGTGGCGCTGGTGACGTCGCTGGCCCACGTGATCGTCACCGAAGGCCTGCTCAACGAAGCCTTTATCGCCGAGCGCTGCGAGGATCGTGCCTTCGGCCAATGGCGTGACTTTGTCGCGCTGCCGGAGAACTCGCCCGAGGCGATGGAATCGGTCACCGGCATCCCCGCCGACCAGCTGCGCGGCGCCGCGCGCCTGTACGCCACCGGCGGCAACGCCGCGATCTACTACGGCCTGGGCGTGACCGAGCATGCGCAGGGTTCGACCACCGTGATGGGCATCGCCAACCTGGCCATGGCCACCGGCAACATCGGCCGCGAAGGCGTGGGCGTGAACCCGCTGCGCGGGCAGAACAACGTGCAGGGCTCGTGCGACATCGGCTCCTTCCCGCATGAGCTGCCGGGCTACCGCCACGTGTCGGACTCGACCGTGCGCGGCCTGTTCGAATCCGCGTGGAATGTCGAGATCAGCCCGGAGCCGGGCCTGCGCATTCCCAACATGTTCGAAGCCGCGCTGGCGGGCAGCTTCAAGGGCCTGTACTGCCAGGGCGAGGACATCGTCCAGTCCGACCCGAACACGCAGCACGTGTCCGAGGCGCTGTCGTCGATGGAATGCATCGTGGTGCAGGACATCTTCCTGAACGAGACCGCCAAGTACGCGCACGTGTTCCTGCCGGGTTCGTCGTTCCTGGAGAAGGACGGCACCTTCACCAACGCCGAGCGCCGCATCTCGCGCGTGCGCAAGGTGATGCCGCCCAAGGCCGGCTACGCCGACTGGGAAACCACCATCCTGCTGGCCAATGCACTCGGCTACCCGATGGACTACACGCATCCGTCGCAGATCATGGACGAGATCGCGCGCCTGACGCCGACGTTCTCCGGCGTCAGCTACAAGCGGCTGGACGAGCTGGGCAGCATCCAGTGGCCGTGCAACGCCGACGCGCCGGAAGGCACGCCGACCATGCATATCGACGCCTTCGTGCGCGGCAAGGGCAAGTTCATCATCACCAAGTACGTGCCGACCACCGAGAAGATCACGCGCGCCTTCCCGCTGATCCTGACCACCGGGCGCATCCTGTCGCAGTACAACGTGGGCGCGCAGACGCGGCGCACCGACAACGTCTACTGGCACGCGGAGGACCGCCTGGAAATCCATCCGCACGATGCGGAAGAACGCGGCATCAAGGACGGCGACTGGGTCGGGGTGCAGAGCCGGGCAGGGGATACGGTGCTGCGCGCGATCGTCAGCGAGCGCATGCAGCCGGGCGTGGTCTACACCACCTTCCACTTCCCGGAATCCGGCGCCAACGTGATCACCACCGACAACTCGGACTGGGCCACCAACTGCCCGGAATACAAGGTCACCGCGGTGCAGGTGATGCCGGTGGCGCAGCCGTCGGCGTGGCAGCAGCAGTACCAGGACTTCAACACGCAACAGCTGCAGTTGCTGGAAGCCGCCAGCGCGGATCCGACACAAACCGCGGCGCAGGCCGCGAACTGA
- the fdhD gene encoding formate dehydrogenase accessory sulfurtransferase FdhD, producing MMRCMQSPQAEPSALDEMPTHSTFAVSRWRQGEISLSPDEIAEEVPVALEYNGISHAVMLATPADLEDFALGFSLSEGIVSTARDVYDIEIDMREHGIAVRLEIASEAFMLLKDRRRSLAGRTGCGLCGTESLEQVMRTPAPVRSEASFHTDLIQAAFVQLQLRQALQRHTGATHAAAWLRADGHVSLVREDVGRHNALDKLAGALARSGEDISTGAVLVTSRASYEMVLKTAAIGAGVLAAVSAPTALAVRLAEQTNMTLAGFVRAGAHVVYVHPQRLQHGLQHDLQHEASLV from the coding sequence ATGATGCGCTGCATGCAGTCACCGCAGGCCGAGCCGTCGGCGCTGGACGAGATGCCTACCCACAGCACCTTCGCCGTCAGCCGCTGGCGGCAGGGCGAGATCTCGCTCAGTCCCGACGAGATCGCCGAAGAAGTGCCGGTCGCGCTGGAATACAACGGCATCTCGCACGCGGTGATGCTGGCCACGCCGGCCGACCTGGAGGACTTCGCGCTGGGCTTCAGCCTGAGCGAGGGCATCGTGTCGACGGCGCGCGATGTCTATGACATCGAGATCGACATGCGCGAGCACGGCATCGCGGTGCGGCTGGAAATCGCTTCCGAAGCATTCATGCTGCTGAAGGACCGGCGCCGCTCGCTGGCGGGGCGCACCGGCTGCGGGCTGTGTGGGACCGAGTCGCTGGAACAGGTGATGCGCACGCCGGCACCGGTGCGCAGCGAGGCCAGTTTCCATACCGACCTGATCCAGGCCGCGTTTGTGCAACTCCAGTTGCGGCAGGCACTGCAGCGCCACACCGGCGCTACACACGCCGCCGCGTGGCTGCGTGCCGATGGCCATGTCTCACTCGTGCGTGAAGACGTGGGGCGCCACAATGCGCTCGACAAGCTGGCCGGCGCGCTGGCGCGCAGCGGGGAGGACATCTCCACGGGCGCCGTGCTGGTGACCAGCCGGGCGAGTTATGAAATGGTGCTGAAGACCGCCGCCATCGGGGCCGGCGTGCTGGCGGCAGTGTCGGCGCCGACGGCGCTGGCGGTGCGGCTGGCCGAGCAGACCAATATGACGCTGGCCGGGTTCGTGCGCGCCGGCGCGCACGTGGTCTACGTCCATCCCCAACGGCTGCAACACGGCCTGCAACACGACCTGCAACACGAAGCGAGCCTCGTATGA
- a CDS encoding DUF899 family protein, translated as MDAKATLTPAMELAQRNPVHFPNESAEYRKARNTLLAEEIELRRHIERVAAQRRRLPPGGEVTKRYTFQGEHGPMTLEALFGDKDTLVIYSYMFGPQRERPCPMCTSLMGSWDHKVPDIEQRVALAMIARSPVERLLQAKQERGWTKLKVYADLDGAFTRDYVSPEDGDVPGYSVFTRRDGKIRHFWSGEMYALTADPGQDPRGAPDLDPLWTLLDTTPEGRGGDWYPQLEYGKR; from the coding sequence ATGGATGCCAAGGCAACACTTACCCCAGCCATGGAACTTGCGCAACGCAATCCCGTGCATTTCCCCAACGAAAGTGCCGAGTACCGCAAGGCGCGCAATACGCTGCTGGCGGAAGAGATCGAACTGCGACGGCACATCGAACGCGTCGCCGCGCAACGCCGCAGGCTGCCGCCCGGCGGCGAAGTCACCAAACGCTACACCTTCCAGGGCGAACACGGACCCATGACGCTGGAAGCGCTGTTCGGGGACAAGGACACCCTCGTTATCTACAGCTATATGTTCGGGCCGCAGCGCGAACGGCCTTGCCCGATGTGCACTTCGCTGATGGGTTCGTGGGACCACAAGGTGCCGGATATCGAGCAACGCGTGGCGCTGGCCATGATCGCCCGCTCACCGGTCGAACGCCTGCTGCAGGCGAAGCAGGAACGGGGCTGGACGAAGCTGAAGGTCTATGCGGACCTCGACGGCGCATTCACGCGCGACTATGTCAGCCCGGAAGACGGCGACGTGCCAGGCTACTCGGTCTTCACGCGGCGCGACGGCAAGATCCGGCACTTCTGGAGCGGCGAAATGTATGCCCTCACGGCCGACCCCGGACAGGATCCGCGCGGCGCGCCGGACCTGGACCCGCTCTGGACGCTGCTGGATACCACGCCGGAAGGCCGCGGCGGCGACTGGTATCCGCAGCTGGAGTATGGAAAGCGGTAG